The window ATATCGTTCCCTTTTCAATTTTAAAACAGGGTGGCCAATCGCCTCAAACATCCTTCTCACTTGGCGATTCTTGCCTTCATGGATCGAAATTTCAATGATAGCGGTCTCCTTCTTCGTATCCGAAGAAATCATTTTGACCTTCGCAGGAGCAGTTTTCCCATCTTCAAGTACAACGCCTCTTTGCAAAATATTAAGTTTTTCCTTGGATGGAACTCCCTTTATTTTCGCCACATAAACCTTTTCAATTTCATTTCTTGGATGCATAAGTAAATTAGCAAACTCTCCATCGTTTGTGAGTAATAATACACCGGATGTATCATAATCAAGTCTTCCAACCGGGTAAACCCTTTGTTTAACGTGCGGCAGAAAATCAGTTACTACTTTCCTACCTTTATCGTCATTAACACTGGAGATAACCCCTCTTGGTTTATACATAAGATAATAAACGGGTTCTTCACGTTCAACTGGTATTCCTTGGACCTCCACCTTATCATTAGGTGATACCTTTATTCCAAGTTCTTTGACCACTTTTCCATTTACGGTTACTTTTCCCTCAAGGATGAGTTGCTCAGCTTTTCTCCTTGAAGCAAATCCTGCATGGGCTATGACTTTTTGTAAACGTTCCATTAAATGCCACCTCTATAGTTATTTCATTAAAACATTTTATAACGATTCTATCCTAATGAATTATGACATAAGTTCGTCAAATTTCAAAGTAAGCAATCCTTAATTGTAGAAGAAAATGAAAAAGTGTCGAATTCATCGAATAAATTGGAACAGCACAAAAAAAAATAACCTTTGAAAAACACAAGGTTATCTCAAAAGATATTTTAATTTGTTCCATATACCAATACTACAACAATAATTGCAGCAATAATACCTACCAAATCTGCCCACAATCCCACCTTTAAAGCATCCCCCATTTTTCTAACTCCGACAGCCCCAAAATAAACCGTTAACACATAGAACGTTGTATCGGTACTCCCTTGCAAAACAGATGCTAACCTTCCAATAAAGGAATCTGGTCCATATGTGGCGATAAGGTCACTTGTCATTCCAAGTGCCGCTGTCCCGGAAATAGGACGGATAATCGCTAACGGAATAATTTCCGAGGGAATTCCAAGGGCTTTTATCCCTGGGCCCATGAGTTTCATCAAAAAATCAAGTGCACCAGAAGCACGAAACACAGTAATTGCAACAAGCATCCCAACTAGATATGGAATGATTGAGATTGCGATTTTGATTCCTTCTTTCCCACCCTCAACAAAGCTTTCATACGTAGGAATTTGTTTAATCGTTCCATAGATTAGAATCGTCCCTATTAAGATTGGGATCAGCCACAGAGAAATAATCGAAATAAGTTCCATTTCATTCTCTTCCTTTGCGAGTTCTTCGAAAGTAAAAAAAACGGTCAATGATGATAGCAGCGATTGCAGAAATTACTGTAGTTACGAGTGTGGGACCAACAATATCAGTTGGAGAAGCTGAGTGATAATTCATCCTAATCGCTATCACGGTTGTTGGGATAATGGTAATACTTGCTGTATTTAAGGCTAAGAACGTGATCATTGACCGGCTGGCATTGTCTTTATCTCCATTCAACCTTTTCAATTGTTCCATTGCCTTAATCCCTAACGGGGTTGCCGCATTTCCCAAGCCAAACATATTCGCCATCATATTTGATAAAATATAACCCATCGCTGGATGATTTGGAGGAACTTCTGGAAACAATCTTACAATGATGGGGCGAAATAGTGCGGACAGTTTAGACAATAACCCTGAATCTTCAGCAATTCGCATCATCCCTAACCAAAAAACTAAAATGCTGATTAATCCGATACATAAGGTAACCGCCTCCTTTGCACCATTAAATATAGCTTCATTTACTTCATTTATCGTTCCATTGATAAAGGCAAAAATAATTCCCACCAGTGTCATTCCTACCCAAATATAGTTAACCATCTGATTTCAGGCCAACGAATGACATAAATACATCTTCAAACAATTTGAAAATTGAATCCTCTTTACTTTGTTTATGAAGATAATAGATTGGGACTCTCTTAATTTTTTCGCCGTCAAAATAAATCGTAGCATGACCTACCACATCTGGAATATCTTCCACGTGACGCCATTCCTTTTCGGGTTTTACCATTTTATATTGAATGTTAATTTTACTTTCTTCATTTGAGGAAATAGGATATAAAAAGGGTTTTTTAAAATAAATATTCTTTTTATAAAACGAACTCTTAATCGCTGGAATGTTTCCAGTCGAAATAATTTCGGCGAGATCATACTGCTTGAAGGCATTTTCATACATCGAAATATGATCATTCCAATCATCTCCATCATTCAAAGTAACTGCAATTAGGTTCATATCACCTTTTGTGGCAGTGGTTACAAGTGTCCTCTTGGCGATTTTGGTATAACCAGTTTTCCCTCCCGTACAGTATTTATATTTTTCTGTTAGCAAGCGGTTTTTATTTTTCCACACTCTGTCCCAGCCTTCGTTTGGATTATGGGCACGATGGACTTTAGTCCCAGCTATTGTTCGATATGTACTGTTCATCATTGCATATCTCGTTAATTTAGCCATATCATAAGCGGTAGAATAATGGTCCTTTGAGTCATCGAGTCCATGTGGATTATCAAAGTGAGTTTTTCTCATTCCGATTTCCTCGGCCTTTTGGTTCATTAAAAAAACAAACCCTTCTAAACTGCCACCAACATGCTCTGCAATTGCTACAGCAGAATCGTTCCCAGACCGAAGCATTAACCCATAGACGAGGTCCTTTAGTTTAATTTTCTCTCCAGGCTTTAAATAAATAGATGATCCCTCTGTTCTCACCGCCCGATCGCTAACGGTCACTGTTTCATCCATTTTTCCAGATTCAATCGCTAAAATGGCTGTCATGATTTTGGTGATACTTGCAATCTTACTGATCTCAAATGCGTTTTTCTGATATAAAATACGCCCAGAATTTTGTTCAATTAATATAGCACTTCTTGCGCTAACGGAAACAGAAGCTTCGGCTGTGGGCGGTAGATTTATTAAAAATATTGAAAGTATGAAGACAAAGAGCACAAGCTTACAAATCTTTTTCATATAGAAACCTCGTCTCCTTTAAGGGTTTGTACAAGTTTATGCAACTTCAAAACCAATATGACTAGAAATAAGGAAGGCTACTCACAGATCTGACCTAAAAAAACACACATAGTGCTGTGTGTTCAGATTTTCGAGAAAGGTTATTTTCTCGGCAATTTTCCATTTTCTCAGAACATTAAATGACGATTTTTAATATGGGCTTGTCTATACTAATCAACCTGTTGATTTCCGCTCCAGGCGCTTCGCTTTCCGCGGGGCGGGCGGTGAGCCTCCTCGTCGCTAACGCTCCTGCGGGGTCTCGTCCCGCTGCTCCCGCAGGAGTCTTCGCGCCCCACTCCAATCAACAGGGGGCAAATCAACCTAAAGAATTGCAACACACCTTATCCAACCTGGCTAAATGTGTTGCAATTTTTTTATATTTTGGCAGGCTGCAATAAGGAGAACCTGTTCACTTACATTCTTCAATCCTTCGCTCAATTTTTTCTTTTCTAAATGCTGTTTTCACAAAGATTGTTGTTTTTCGAACAAATTTAATTGTTTTTACCTAGCAACCTCGGATTTGGGCACGTCCTTCTTCGAAATCACCAAAGCTGTCCGAATACGTCACTCATTCGGACGACTCATCGGATTTTGGGGATCATAGCTGCTCTTTGATTCCCATTTTTCGTGACTCTTGAATTTTTTGGCATCATTGAAGCTCTTTGATTCCCATTTCCCCAAGACTGCCCATGAATTCACTATTGCTGTACGAAATCGCAGCTTAATTGGAAGAAATAAGTTCGGAGAGCAACAAAAAATCACGAAAAGAGCCCTTCTACAATTCCCTTATCATCGCTATAATAAGGAAGGACTTTTTCAAGAAGAAACGAAAAAAACATTGATTTCACCACTTTTTTTATTATTTATTGGTGAAGTGGAAGATCTGTATGGAAGCGCCCTGTTGATTGGAGCGGAAGGTGCGAAGACTCCTGCGGGAGCAGCGGGACAGGTGAGACCCCGCAGGCGCTTTAGCGCCGAGGAGGCTCACCGCCCGCCCCGCGGAAAGCGAAGCACCTGGAGCGGAGATCAACAGGCCCTTAGCATGGACAATCTTATATTAAAAATATCAATAAGGCTTCCATTTTAATTGGCTGGCTTCCTCAAATCTTTTTTCTACATCCTTCCAATTCACAACCATCCACCAGTTTTTTAAATATTCTCCTCTGTCGTTTTTATATTGAAGATAATAGGCATGTTCCCAAACATCAAGAACGAGAATAGGAACCGTGTCCCATTGAGTTAGGTTACTATGCTTTTCAGATTGTAGAATCTCAAGATGAAGTGACCTAGGAGACCACACAAGAATTGCCCAGCCACTGCCTTCAACTTGTTTAGCCGCCTCGGTAAATTGTTTTTTAAAGGCTTCGAAGGTTCCAAAATAAGATTCAAGCGCCGCTACAAGTTTTCCTGAAGGCTTCCCCCCCCCTTTAGGCTTCATATTATTCCAAAAGATTGTATGCAAATAATGGCCTGATCCATGAAAGGCTAATTCTCTTGACCAATGTTTTACAAGGGAGAAATCATTTGTTTCACGGGCTTTCTTTAGCATATTTTCTGCTTTATTCAGGCCTTCAACATAGGAGCGATGATGCTTATCATGGTGCAGTTCCATTATTTCCTTAGAAATAAATGGTTCAAGTGCATCGTAAGGGTATGGTAATGGTGGAAGGGAATGCCCTCCTA of the Bacillus sp. 1NLA3E genome contains:
- a CDS encoding pseudouridine synthase gives rise to the protein MERLQKVIAHAGFASRRKAEQLILEGKVTVNGKVVKELGIKVSPNDKVEVQGIPVEREEPVYYLMYKPRGVISSVNDDKGRKVVTDFLPHVKQRVYPVGRLDYDTSGVLLLTNDGEFANLLMHPRNEIEKVYVAKIKGVPSKEKLNILQRGVVLEDGKTAPAKVKMISSDTKKETAIIEISIHEGKNRQVRRMFEAIGHPVLKLKRERYGGINLGGLTAGDVRELTPHEIKQIRTIATSKSS
- a CDS encoding spore maturation protein; the protein is MELISIISLWLIPILIGTILIYGTIKQIPTYESFVEGGKEGIKIAISIIPYLVGMLVAITVFRASGALDFLMKLMGPGIKALGIPSEIIPLAIIRPISGTAALGMTSDLIATYGPDSFIGRLASVLQGSTDTTFYVLTVYFGAVGVRKMGDALKVGLWADLVGIIAAIIVVVLVYGTN
- a CDS encoding nucleoside recognition domain-containing protein; the protein is MVNYIWVGMTLVGIIFAFINGTINEVNEAIFNGAKEAVTLCIGLISILVFWLGMMRIAEDSGLLSKLSALFRPIIVRLFPEVPPNHPAMGYILSNMMANMFGLGNAATPLGIKAMEQLKRLNGDKDNASRSMITFLALNTASITIIPTTVIAIRMNYHSASPTDIVGPTLVTTVISAIAAIIIDRFFYFRRTRKGRE
- a CDS encoding D-alanyl-D-alanine carboxypeptidase family protein, which produces MKKICKLVLFVFILSIFLINLPPTAEASVSVSARSAILIEQNSGRILYQKNAFEISKIASITKIMTAILAIESGKMDETVTVSDRAVRTEGSSIYLKPGEKIKLKDLVYGLMLRSGNDSAVAIAEHVGGSLEGFVFLMNQKAEEIGMRKTHFDNPHGLDDSKDHYSTAYDMAKLTRYAMMNSTYRTIAGTKVHRAHNPNEGWDRVWKNKNRLLTEKYKYCTGGKTGYTKIAKRTLVTTATKGDMNLIAVTLNDGDDWNDHISMYENAFKQYDLAEIISTGNIPAIKSSFYKKNIYFKKPFLYPISSNEESKINIQYKMVKPEKEWRHVEDIPDVVGHATIYFDGEKIKRVPIYYLHKQSKEDSIFKLFEDVFMSFVGLKSDG
- a CDS encoding superoxide dismutase, translating into MTKFEGYVRDIMGWNKQLMSFLESEQVEKNEEIWGKLERFTNIVETLSSSPNQNQLSDIQSQAETLQAEMESYFSARQQLGSVWMKEPVIHVGGHSLPPLPYPYDALEPFISKEIMELHHDKHHRSYVEGLNKAENMLKKARETNDFSLVKHWSRELAFHGSGHYLHTIFWNNMKPKGGGKPSGKLVAALESYFGTFEAFKKQFTEAAKQVEGSGWAILVWSPRSLHLEILQSEKHSNLTQWDTVPILVLDVWEHAYYLQYKNDRGEYLKNWWMVVNWKDVEKRFEEASQLKWKPY